From a single Nicotiana tomentosiformis chromosome 2, ASM39032v3, whole genome shotgun sequence genomic region:
- the LOC104118229 gene encoding plant intracellular Ras-group-related LRR protein 4-like — translation MGSLTMSIDEVVEELMKINKSLPIRPGIDEVEAAKALIKNVEKEEQTRMEIIAKQNKRKDVPEELFKILQEMQRNLVDFQSREQKREAVKLLDLENAHYLFDELIQRASKCLSSNSQANNTSSASSRNSSGLSLANSSSFSGSSFSSPATATTTTTTSSSSFYSEKEPAKVSELVTKDDSYLKKVKTTFQLDGISFGVQSGNASSAPQIVDSSLKPSTGQDGDKMSLIKLASLIEVSAKKGTKELILRRKLSDQVEWVPDSLGKLSNLVTLDFSENRIAVLPTTIGGLSSLQKLDFHGNRIVELPNLIGDLLNLVFLDLNGNNLKSLPSTFVKLAHLQELDLSSNMLSVLPETVGSLVSLRKLIVETNDLEELPHSIGQCTSLKELRADYNRLKALPEAVGRMGSLEILSVRYNNIRQLPTTMASLTSLKELNVSFNELESVPESLCFATTLVKLNISNNFADMQSLPRSIGNLEMLEELDMSNNQIRILPDSFRMLSHLRILKTEGNPLEVPPGNIVEMGAQAIVQYMADIVDKRDVKPQPVKQKKSWAQICFFSRSNKRKRNGMDYVQA, via the exons ATGGGATCCTTAACAATGTCGATTGACGAGGTAGTGGAAGAGCTCATGAAAATTAACAAATCTCTACCAATAAGGCCAGGGATTGATGAAGTAGAAGCAGCAAAAGCGTTAATAAAAAACGTGGAGAAAGAGGAACAAACGAGAATGGAAATTATTGCTAAACAAAACAAACGAAAAGATGTTCCAGAAGAACTGTTCAAAATACTGCAAGAGATGCAGAGGAATTTAGTTGATTTTCAGAGTAGAGAACAGAAGAGGGAAGCAGTAAAACTTTTAGATCTCGAGAATGCACACTACCTGTTCGACGAATTGATACAGAGAGCTTCGAAATGTTTGTCATCGAATTCTCAAGCTAATAATACATCTTCAGCTTCTTCGAGGAATTCGAGTGGTTTGTCTTTGGCGAATTCGTCGTCCTTCTCTGGCAGCAGCTTCAGTTCTCCGGCGACTGCAACGACCACTACTACGACGTCTTCGTCGAGCTTTTATAGCGAGAAAGAGCCTGCTAAAGTGTCTGAATTGGTTACGAAAGATGATAGTTACTTGAAGAAGGTGAAAACCACATTTCAGTTGGATGGAATTAGCTTTGGGGTTCAATCTGGGAACGCTTCTTCAGCGCCCCAGATTGTTGATTCCAGTTTGAAGCCCAGTACTG GTCAAGATGGTGATAAAATGAGCTTGATAAAGCTTGCTAGTTTGATAGAAGTATCTGCCAAAAAAGGAACTAAGGAGCTTATTCTTCGAAGAAAATTATCGGACCAAGTAGAATGGGTTCCAGATTCTCTAGGGAAGCTATCAAACTTGGTGACTTTGGATTTCTCTGAGAATCGAATTGCTGTTCTCCCAACTACGATAGGAGGTCTTTCATCGTTGCAAAAACTAGATTTCCATGGAAATAGAATTGTTGAGCTGCCCAATTTGATAGGAGATCTGCTTAACTTGGTCTTTCTTGACCTAAATGGAAACAACCTGAAGTCATTGCCGTCGACTTTTGTGAAGTTAGCTCACCTTCAGGAACTTGATCTGAGCTCTAACATGCTGTCGGTGCTGCCGGAGACAGTGGGATCTCTTGTCAGTCTCAGAAAATTGATCGTCGAGACTAATGATCTTGAGGAGCTTCCTCACTCTATTGGTCAATGTACTTCGCTCAAGGAGCTTCGAGCTGACTATAACCGACTTAAAGCCCTTCCTGAAGCTGTGGGACGAATGGGTTCTTTGGAGATTCTGTCCGTGCGATACAATAACATCAGGCAGTTGCCTACTACTATGGCATCCTTAACAAGTTTGAAAGAGCTCAATGTTAGTTTCAATGAACTTGAGTCAGTGCCTGAGAGCTTGTGCTTTGCCACCACACTGGTAAAGCTGAACATTAGCAACAATTTTGCAGACATGCAATCACTCCCTAGGTCCATAGGAAACCTTGAGATGCTCGAGGAGTTGGATATGAGTAACAACCAGATACGAATTCTTCCAGATTCGTTCAGGATGCTTTCTCATTTACGCATCCTAAAAACAGAAGGAAATCCTTTGGAAGTGCCACCAGGAAACATTGTTGAGATGGGAGCACAG GCTATTGTGCAGTATATGGCTGATATTGTTGACAAGAGGGATGTGAAACCACAGCCAGTTAAGCAGAAGAAATCGTGGGCTCAGATATGCTTCTTTTCAAGGTCCAACAAACGTAAGCGCAACGGTATGGACTATGTCCAAGCATGA